The sequence ATACTGGACGCTAGGTGGGACACAAAAACCAATGCAATTAAGATATACTTTACATCACGTGTAAGACATCACTGGATTATGAGTTCAGTATGACTCTGTTAAATGACAGTGTTGATGGTCTTCTTTAGTCTCTTTTACTGAAATGCCTCTTTCAGCCTATTGTTGCTTGGTTGCGCTGTAAACAGATACAGGAGTAGCTATTGAAGGCGTGTTTGATGCCCCCCTGTAGTCAACTCGCAATTTCAGATGTAACTCTttgttaaaattgttaaaatatacTTGCCATGCCACCAGTAACCACAGGTGTGGCCTAAGCAACCAGGACCGTaatcttaaagctgcatttagcagtttttgaccactaggggtcacaacaaacacaacctTGAGAAGCTATCAGctcaacatgttagcaaacaagTGTCCACTtacaccatggatgtataaagggAACTGGATATAACGTTAGAGGCGGtgccctgttcattcctatgaaagttgctcagtagtgcatgaagccaaaaaagttcaacttcttcTGCATTGCCTCTGCATTTgtggggcccatagagcaagcacactagtgactttcgccgGCCAAGTCGGCTACTTCTGGTTCAGCCCCCCGGCTAATGtcaatggggataaaacaattcaatcgtgcggctcttctaggcttttgaaatgcgATCgaactgaatggatcaaattctgacagtgagacaagtcattttgcgggggttgtgatgctcaaaaaaaattaTCCGCAGATTTACAGATGtgtctttcacaatgtaagtctatgggaaaaagtcattttgggccagtgtgcacCACCAGACATtataattacacagtttggctgCTATGTCAAACTTGCTTCAAAGCCcagcgctcttcctgtatccagttatacatccatgatttacacatccagcagacacaaagcaacattagcatccTATTGGTTTCAGCCTACCTGACAAATAAAAGTTAGATATTCACTTGATTTGTAGCTTTTGTTTGGTCTGCAAATTCACGAAAATGTTATGCAGGCAGCAAAGCTAAAAAACAGTACTAAAAATGGCTATGAAAGTAACGTAAAGTTTGGTGTTAATAATTGGTTCTGCACTATGAAtgacactttcactttaaaggagttatttgattcagttttaatataaaaagtatataaaatattaaaaagtttttAGGACTACCAGGATATGTCCACTGACATGTAGATAAATGTAATTGTGTATTTCGGCCACTGCTAATGTCATGTTCAGCCACAGGAAAATGCTGGTGTTGGGTTTAAGTGTAGACAGGGAGGGTCAAGCTTTATTGCTAAACAATATTACTGTGGGTTCAAAAGTCCAGTAATTACCTCTTAtttcctcttctctcatttccCCAGATTTATTCTATTGTCAGGCTATCCTACAGTGACAGTGGAAACTCTTGAATCTAATGAGGTAGATATtggattttacatttgtttcactGCAAATCATCCTAACTCGTAGTGTTTAATTATAAGGACTCCtttcatccatccacccattcACCTTTTAATCCATGGCAAAAAAGCAAGCAGAGCAGTGCAAACAACATCCTCCAGCCCTACCTCGAGGGTTCTTGAACACTCCCAGATCAGCTTAAAGATAATGACTGCTTTTCCATTTTGAGTTGACGGTTTTCTTTAAGTccaatctctctctttcccagGTCAGAGATCAGGCTTGGTGTTAGAACAGCAAACCAGTAGGTGATATTTTGTCCTTTGAGTTTATATATCATCATGCCCTTGATGAACCTGATTGGTCTGTTGAAGGTCTGTGTTGAATGGTCTCTCATTAACTACAGGGCCTGCCTACTCCAGGCCATTAAGATTTGTCTACCTCAAAATGTGGGTGACCAcaactttgcaaatgaaaagGTAGCAAACTAAAAATAGCAATGATTTTATTTCACAATTGTTAAATAATttgtctaaatgctgtttcagggGCTTTTTTCACATCATCAGTCTAGGAAAAGCAGTAGAGTACATCAAACCATATTTCTTAACTCTAGTCCCAATATGACTTCAGTTCATTTTCCTTGATCATATTTAAAGTTTGATATGTCTCATAAATtatgaaagagaagaaggagcACTGGAGCAGTGTAAGAAAACATGAGGCACAGGCCAATACACAAGAATTCACAGATGTCAAAGAATTACAACACTTCAAAATAGGAAAATTAAGTGTGTGTGACCATGATATCTAACCAAAAGCATCTGTGGCATGTTGAAAACCAAAAGGCCAGCAGTAGTAAATTCATTGGACAGTGGGAACCAAGCAGAGTGACAAAAATACCTCAGACAGAGAAGCACACTTGCACTAAAACTCAAAATTGCCTGTTTAACACTTGAATGAATCCTGCCTTCTTGTTTTTTCACTACCCCAGCAGTtcttttacagaaacacacgcacacacacacacacacactcacacatacacacatgaggGCATGGTCACTTTttgggacattacatagacttatattcattttctggagacttaactctaaccctaaccataaccactatttacctaaacctaaccctaacctgaacctaaccttaaccactgacccaagaatcagctttttcccaattgaggacacggcttttgtccccagttggacaagctgtcccTAATTAACTAGTCTTAAgcctgaaatttgtccccaaaaatagcctatgacagaccacaaatcacacacacatacacacacactggagacttaaccctaaccttagcCACTAACCCAAAAATCAGTTTTCAATCAATTTTACCATCCCCAATTGACTGAtcttaagtctgaaatttgtatttatttgtatgtatgtgtgtaaatttgaaagtagcctatgacagacagacagacacagacacacatcaatCAACAACATCAccacttcttctccttctcctaTTTACATGTGTCCCAGTTTTCCAGCCAGTGCAGAGGCCATGTCAGCCAGCAGTTCCTCCCTGACGCGGTCCTCCCTCCTCTGCAGCTCGTGGACAAAATGCCccctcagctcctccatctCCACCACACGTTCCACCAGCTCCCTGCGCATCACGCTCTGTACCTTTGGAGGGCGATCTGGCCTGTTGTCCACCAGCTCAGGCATCTGGCCGCATAGAGACACAGCCCTTTTCAGACTCCCAGCatccacatccagcagctgcTCTACAGTACGCCTTCGACCCAGATGGTCTGCATGGGTGAGCACTGGGATGATGTACCCCAAGACTCCATCTCCAAATAGCTCCAGGGCGGCTTGGATTGCCTGAGTGGCATCTTGGTCGATCCCCATGCTGGAGCCTGGTGCCCGGATCACCAGCAGGAAGGCATGTGGTCCGGGACCAGCAAGCTGAAGGCTCCTCAGAGCTTCTCTGGCTCTCTTACTGTCCCCCAGTGACGGCTCCAGAAGATCTGGGGTGTCGATCACTACAACCTCTCTACCATTCACTACTGTCCTTCTCTTGGTGCTCTCCATCAGGGGTCCCACAGTTGGGGCTGCACTGCAGCCCAACA is a genomic window of Thunnus maccoyii chromosome 20, fThuMac1.1, whole genome shotgun sequence containing:
- the LOC121887384 gene encoding GTPase IMAP family member 4-like codes for the protein MECKCETDNSEDAVTGWWLNGNSTQMGVYTVVGYLLYRFSQTLPALIRWPIRLFCSLTGLSALWSWVSRLVGTLRGIQSLFKWLSRFWRFIVGFSSKCKWLVAAIKAITGSSSDGPLETDQNSSSMNMTADFSSSGPMKPGLRLILLGPAGGGRTSLADSLLGCSAAPTVGPLMESTKRRTVVNGREVVVIDTPDLLEPSLGDSKRAREALRSLQLAGPGPHAFLLVIRAPGSSMGIDQDATQAIQAALELFGDGVLGYIIPVLTHADHLGRRRTVEQLLDVDAGSLKRAVSLCGQMPELVDNRPDRPPKVQSVMRRELVERVVEMEELRGHFVHELQRREDRVREELLADMASALAGKLGHM